One segment of Sulfuricaulis sp. DNA contains the following:
- the rpsQ gene encoding 30S ribosomal protein S17 yields the protein MSEQTKKARSATGRVVSNKMNKTITVQVDRRIKHPLYGKIITRHSKLHAHDEGNECKEGDLVVIEECRPLSKTKAWRLVKVLEQAREI from the coding sequence ATGAGCGAACAGACGAAAAAAGCGCGTTCGGCCACCGGCCGGGTGGTCAGCAACAAGATGAACAAGACGATTACCGTGCAGGTGGATCGTCGCATCAAGCATCCGTTGTACGGCAAGATCATCACGCGTCACTCCAAGCTGCACGCGCACGATGAAGGCAACGAGTGCAAGGAAGGCGATTTGGTGGTGATCGAGGAATGTCGTCCGCTTTCCAAGACCAAGGCCTGGCGCCTGGTCAAAGTGCTGGAGCAGGCCCGGGAAATCTGA
- the rplN gene encoding 50S ribosomal protein L14, translating into MIQMQTLLMVADNSGAKTVQCIKVLGGSKRRYAGIGDVIKVSVKEAIPRGKVKKGDVYDAVIVRTRKGVRRTDGSVIRFDTNAAVLLDNKRELIGTRIFGPVTRELRSEQFMKIISLAPEVL; encoded by the coding sequence ATGATTCAGATGCAAACCCTGCTGATGGTGGCAGACAACAGCGGGGCCAAAACAGTGCAGTGCATCAAGGTGCTGGGTGGTTCCAAGCGCCGTTATGCCGGCATTGGTGACGTGATCAAGGTCAGCGTGAAGGAAGCGATTCCGCGTGGCAAGGTCAAGAAAGGCGATGTCTACGACGCCGTCATCGTGCGCACCCGCAAAGGCGTGCGGCGCACCGATGGCTCGGTCATTCGTTTTGACACCAACGCGGCAGTGTTGCTGGATAACAAACGCGAGCTGATCGGTACCCGTATTTTCGGGCCCGTGACGCGCGAGCTGCGCAGTGAGCAGTTCATGAAGATCATCTCGCTGGCACCGGAAGTACTGTAA
- the rplX gene encoding 50S ribosomal protein L24, protein MNKIRKGDKVVVLTGRDKGKQGMVLRVLEDSRVLVENVNMTKRHTKPNPNKGVTGGIIEREASIHVSNVALFNPATGKGERVGLRIMQDKSKVRVFKKSGEVADMK, encoded by the coding sequence ATGAACAAGATTCGCAAGGGCGACAAAGTGGTGGTGCTCACGGGCCGTGACAAGGGCAAGCAAGGTATGGTTCTGCGCGTGCTCGAGGACAGCCGTGTACTGGTTGAGAACGTGAACATGACCAAACGCCACACCAAGCCGAACCCCAACAAGGGCGTGACCGGCGGCATCATCGAACGGGAAGCGTCAATACACGTGTCCAACGTGGCCCTGTTTAACCCGGCAACGGGCAAGGGCGAGCGCGTGGGGCTGCGGATCATGCAGGACAAGAGCAAGGTAAGGGTTTTCAAAAAGAGCGGCGAAGTCGCCGACATGAAATAA
- the rplE gene encoding 50S ribosomal protein L5 produces the protein MARLKEHYRKTVLPALQAKFGYKNVMQVPRITKITLNMGVGEAMADKKVIDNAANDMKLISGQKPQITHARKSIANFKVRENWPIGCKVTLRGERMYEFLDRLISVAIPRIRDFRGLPSRSFDGRGNYSLGIKEQIIFPEIEFDKVDAIRGMDITIATSARTDDEARALLQAFSFPLRS, from the coding sequence ATGGCCAGGCTTAAGGAACATTATCGGAAAACGGTGCTACCCGCGTTGCAGGCCAAGTTTGGCTACAAGAACGTGATGCAGGTGCCGCGGATTACCAAGATCACCCTCAATATGGGGGTGGGCGAGGCCATGGCCGACAAGAAGGTGATTGATAACGCTGCCAATGACATGAAGCTGATCAGTGGCCAGAAGCCGCAAATCACGCATGCGCGCAAGTCGATTGCCAATTTCAAGGTGCGCGAGAACTGGCCGATTGGTTGCAAGGTTACGTTGCGCGGCGAGCGTATGTACGAATTTCTGGATCGCCTGATCAGTGTTGCGATTCCGCGCATCCGCGATTTCCGCGGTCTGCCATCACGTTCGTTCGACGGGCGCGGCAATTATTCGCTCGGCATTAAAGAGCAGATTATTTTCCCCGAAATCGAATTCGACAAAGTCGACGCGATTCGCGGAATGGACATCACCATTGCCACCAGCGCCAGGACTGACGACGAAGCACGTGCGCTGTTGCAGGCTTTCAGTTTTCCGTTGCGCAGTTGA
- the rpsN gene encoding 30S ribosomal protein S14, which yields MAKQSMINRDLRRTALVAKYATRRAELRDKVKNVKLPDEERHAAMIALQKLPRDSSYTRRRNRCSLTGRPRGFYRKFGLSRSALREVMMRGEAPGVVKASW from the coding sequence ATGGCCAAACAAAGCATGATCAACCGTGACCTGCGCCGTACCGCGCTGGTTGCCAAGTACGCCACCCGGCGCGCGGAGCTGCGCGACAAGGTGAAGAACGTGAAGTTGCCCGACGAAGAGCGGCACGCGGCCATGATCGCACTGCAAAAACTGCCACGCGATTCAAGTTACACCCGTCGCCGCAACCGTTGCAGCCTGACCGGACGCCCGCGCGGCTTTTACCGCAAATTCGGGCTGTCCCGCAGCGCGCTGCGCGAGGTCATGATGCGCGGCGAAGCGCCGGGCGTGGTCAAGGCGAGCTGGTAA
- the rpsH gene encoding 30S ribosomal protein S8, whose protein sequence is MMTDPIADLLTRIRNGQMAEKVSVRIPASRLKLAVAKVLQDEGYIEACREVTEEGRPLIEIALKYHDGQPVIERIQRVSTPGLRRYEGKHKLPRVNGGTGVAIISTSQGIMSDRAARKAGLGGEILCIVA, encoded by the coding sequence ATGATGACTGATCCGATCGCCGACCTGTTGACCCGCATCCGCAACGGCCAGATGGCCGAAAAGGTGAGCGTGCGCATTCCCGCTTCGCGGCTTAAGCTGGCGGTTGCCAAGGTATTGCAGGATGAGGGTTATATCGAAGCCTGCCGCGAAGTCACTGAAGAAGGCCGGCCGCTAATCGAGATTGCGCTGAAGTATCACGATGGCCAGCCGGTGATTGAGCGCATTCAGCGTGTAAGTACCCCCGGACTGCGCCGGTATGAAGGCAAGCACAAGCTGCCACGTGTAAACGGCGGTACGGGCGTGGCGATCATCTCCACCTCCCAGGGCATCATGTCCGACCGTGCCGCCCGCAAGGCCGGTCTGGGCGGCGAAATTCTTTGTATCGTTGCATAA
- the rplF gene encoding 50S ribosomal protein L6 codes for MSRIANYPVAVPSGVQVALAGDKLSVKGPKGNLEHEMHPLVKLTQEGNLLKFQRTNDSTLARAISGTTRALVNNMVNGVAKGFEKKLTIIGVGYRAAVQGKKINLTLGYSHPIVYDIPNGITVEAPDQTNLVIKGADKQLVGQVAAEIRAYRSPEPYKGKGVRYVNEVVVKKEAKKK; via the coding sequence ATGTCACGAATCGCGAATTATCCGGTGGCTGTCCCGAGTGGCGTGCAGGTGGCGCTCGCGGGCGACAAACTCAGCGTGAAGGGTCCCAAGGGGAACCTGGAGCATGAGATGCACCCGTTAGTGAAGCTAACGCAGGAGGGCAACCTGCTCAAGTTCCAGCGCACCAATGACTCGACGCTGGCGCGTGCTATTTCCGGCACTACGCGGGCGCTGGTGAATAACATGGTTAACGGCGTGGCCAAGGGTTTTGAAAAGAAGCTCACCATCATCGGCGTGGGTTATCGCGCCGCGGTGCAGGGCAAGAAGATCAACCTGACGCTGGGTTACTCGCATCCGATTGTTTACGACATCCCCAACGGGATCACCGTAGAAGCACCGGACCAGACCAATCTTGTGATCAAGGGCGCGGACAAACAACTGGTGGGCCAGGTAGCCGCCGAAATTCGCGCGTACCGCTCACCCGAACCGTACAAGGGCAAGGGCGTACGTTACGTCAACGAAGTGGTCGTGAAGAAGGAAGCCAAAAAGAAGTAA
- the rplR gene encoding 50S ribosomal protein L18 — translation MKREINTRLRRARHIRRKIVSLQADRLCVHRTPRHIYAQIIDKTGGKVLASASTLEADVRTQIKHGGNVEAAKLIGKLIAEKAKGAGITRVAFDRSGFKYHGRVKALADAARENGLEF, via the coding sequence ATGAAAAGAGAAATTAACACACGCCTGCGCCGTGCGCGGCATATCCGGCGGAAGATAGTCAGCCTGCAGGCTGATCGCCTGTGCGTGCATCGTACGCCGCGTCATATCTATGCCCAGATTATCGACAAGACAGGCGGCAAAGTGCTGGCCTCCGCTTCTACACTCGAGGCGGATGTACGCACTCAGATCAAGCACGGCGGTAACGTCGAGGCGGCAAAACTGATCGGCAAGCTTATTGCCGAAAAAGCGAAGGGTGCGGGCATCACGCGCGTGGCTTTCGACCGCTCCGGCTTCAAATACCATGGGCGCGTGAAGGCACTGGCCGACGCAGCGCGCGAAAACGGTTTGGAATTCTGA
- the rpsE gene encoding 30S ribosomal protein S5, with amino-acid sequence MAAFKESDARSDNFQEKLINIRRVAKVVKGGRIFGFSALTVVGDGAGRVGIGRGKAREVPAAVSKAMENARRNMTKVQLKGPTLHHSVIAAHGASKVVIKPASVGTGIIAGGAMRAVFEVVGVQDVLAKCLGSRNPVNMVRATIKGLQAMHSPESVARKRGKRVEEILG; translated from the coding sequence GTGGCAGCTTTCAAAGAATCCGATGCACGTAGCGACAATTTTCAGGAAAAACTGATCAACATTCGGCGTGTGGCCAAGGTCGTCAAGGGCGGCCGGATTTTCGGCTTTTCCGCATTGACCGTGGTCGGTGACGGCGCCGGTCGCGTTGGTATTGGCCGTGGCAAGGCACGCGAGGTTCCAGCCGCGGTCAGCAAGGCCATGGAGAACGCGCGCCGCAACATGACGAAGGTTCAGCTCAAGGGGCCAACCCTGCATCATTCGGTGATTGCCGCTCATGGTGCCTCCAAGGTTGTGATCAAGCCGGCCTCGGTCGGCACAGGCATTATCGCCGGCGGTGCCATGCGCGCGGTATTCGAGGTCGTGGGGGTGCAGGATGTGCTGGCCAAATGTCTCGGTTCGCGCAATCCGGTAAACATGGTGCGCGCTACCATTAAAGGCCTGCAAGCCATGCACAGCCCGGAATCGGTTGCACGCAAGCGCGGTAAACGAGTCGAAGAAATCCTGGGTTAA
- the rpmD gene encoding 50S ribosomal protein L30 → MPAKPKSGKKLRVTLLKSPYGTGKSHMATVRGLGLRRCHHTVELEDTSAVRGMINKVSYMLKCEEV, encoded by the coding sequence ATGCCAGCAAAACCGAAATCTGGAAAAAAGTTGCGCGTGACGCTGCTCAAGAGTCCGTACGGTACCGGCAAGAGTCACATGGCCACCGTGCGCGGTCTGGGTCTGCGCCGGTGTCATCACACGGTAGAGTTGGAAGATACTTCCGCCGTACGCGGCATGATAAACAAGGTCTCCTATATGTTGAAGTGCGAGGAAGTATGA
- the rplO gene encoding 50S ribosomal protein L15: MQLNTMKPGRGAKTSAKRLGRGGGSGLGKTSGKGHKGQTARAGGYHKVGFEGGQMPIQRRLPKRGFRSAMKVAGHTAEVRLHELAKIEDAVIDLAALKKANVVSAQAEQAKVYLSGTLEKPVTLRGIRLTKGAREAVMKAGGKIED; this comes from the coding sequence ATGCAGCTGAATACGATGAAGCCGGGCCGCGGCGCTAAAACCTCGGCCAAGCGTCTCGGTCGTGGCGGCGGCTCAGGCCTCGGCAAGACCAGCGGCAAGGGCCACAAGGGCCAGACGGCACGCGCCGGTGGTTATCACAAAGTCGGTTTTGAAGGCGGCCAGATGCCGATTCAACGGCGGCTGCCCAAACGCGGTTTCCGTTCGGCCATGAAGGTTGCCGGGCATACGGCAGAGGTTCGCTTGCACGAGCTGGCAAAGATCGAGGACGCTGTTATTGATCTGGCGGCGCTCAAGAAGGCGAATGTTGTTTCGGCGCAGGCGGAGCAGGCCAAGGTTTATCTCTCCGGCACGCTGGAGAAGCCGGTGACGCTGCGCGGTATCCGCTTGACCAAGGGCGCGCGCGAAGCCGTGATGAAGGCCGGCGGGAAGATCGAGGATTGA
- the secY gene encoding preprotein translocase subunit SecY translates to MSSPAGSFGGLAGLGKLTELRQRIFFVLGVLIVYRIGTYIPVPGINPAALAKMFEGTQSSIVGLFNMFSGGALERFSLFALGIMPYISSSIIMQLMSSTIPTLEQLKKEGESGRRKITQYTRYGTVVLATFQALGIAIALESQTSAGMPVVVAPGFGFKMVTVISLVTGTMFLMWLGEQVTERGIGNGISILIFAGIVAGLPGAIAQTLELTSRGTFQPLFVLTLFAVALAVTAFVVFVERGQRRITVNYAKRQQGRQMMAGQTSHLPLKVNMAGVIPPIFASSIILLPATVVSWFGQAEGMDWLRNIATTLSPGQPIYVMLYASAIVFFCFFYTALVFNPKETAENLKKSGAFIPGIRPGDQTASYIDGVMSRLTLGGAIYVTLVCLLPEFMIVKWNVPFYFGGTSLLIVVVVCMDFMAQVQARLMSHQYESLLKKANLTGGMGLPR, encoded by the coding sequence ATGAGTAGTCCGGCGGGAAGCTTCGGCGGGCTCGCGGGCCTGGGCAAGCTCACGGAGCTGCGGCAGCGGATCTTCTTCGTTCTCGGGGTACTGATTGTTTACCGCATCGGGACCTATATCCCGGTACCGGGCATCAATCCCGCGGCCCTGGCCAAGATGTTCGAGGGCACGCAAAGCTCCATTGTCGGGTTGTTCAATATGTTTTCCGGCGGCGCGTTGGAACGGTTTTCGCTGTTCGCATTGGGAATCATGCCGTACATCTCATCGTCGATCATCATGCAGCTGATGTCATCGACGATCCCGACACTGGAGCAGCTGAAGAAAGAGGGCGAAAGCGGGCGACGCAAGATTACGCAGTACACCCGTTATGGCACGGTGGTGCTGGCGACTTTCCAGGCGCTCGGCATCGCCATCGCGCTGGAGAGCCAGACCTCGGCCGGCATGCCGGTGGTGGTCGCGCCGGGGTTCGGTTTCAAGATGGTCACGGTGATTTCGCTGGTGACCGGGACCATGTTTCTGATGTGGCTCGGCGAGCAGGTAACCGAGCGCGGGATCGGCAACGGTATCTCGATCCTGATTTTCGCCGGCATCGTGGCGGGATTGCCGGGGGCCATCGCTCAAACGCTGGAACTGACCAGCCGCGGCACTTTCCAGCCGTTGTTCGTGCTGACCTTGTTCGCGGTCGCGCTGGCGGTGACTGCGTTCGTGGTGTTCGTGGAGCGCGGCCAGCGGCGTATCACGGTGAATTACGCCAAGCGCCAGCAGGGGCGGCAAATGATGGCGGGTCAAACGAGTCATTTGCCGTTGAAGGTTAATATGGCTGGGGTGATTCCGCCAATCTTCGCCTCGAGCATTATCTTGCTCCCGGCCACGGTGGTGAGCTGGTTCGGGCAGGCGGAGGGGATGGACTGGTTGCGCAATATTGCGACGACCTTGTCACCCGGTCAGCCGATTTACGTCATGCTGTACGCTTCGGCGATCGTGTTCTTCTGTTTCTTTTATACCGCCCTGGTGTTCAATCCCAAGGAGACGGCGGAGAACCTGAAGAAGTCCGGTGCGTTTATACCGGGCATACGCCCGGGGGACCAGACGGCAAGTTATATCGACGGGGTGATGTCGCGGCTGACCCTGGGTGGGGCGATTTACGTGACGCTGGTGTGTTTGTTACCGGAGTTCATGATCGTGAAATGGAACGTGCCATTTTATTTCGGCGGCACCTCGTTGCTGATCGTGGTGGTGGTGTGTATGGATTTCATGGCCCAGGTGCAGGCCCGGTTGATGTCGCACCAGTATGAGAGCCTGCTGAAGAAGGCGAATCTGACCGGCGGAATGGGCTTGCCGCGCTAG
- the rpmJ gene encoding 50S ribosomal protein L36 produces MKVRASVKKMCRNCKIVRRKRVVRVICSDPTHKQRQG; encoded by the coding sequence ATGAAAGTAAGGGCGTCCGTCAAGAAAATGTGTCGTAACTGCAAGATTGTGCGGCGCAAACGCGTAGTGCGCGTGATTTGCTCCGATCCGACCCACAAGCAGCGTCAGGGCTAG
- the rpsM gene encoding 30S ribosomal protein S13, translated as MARIAGINLPNQKHVWVALTSIYGIGDTRARDICAATGVATSTKVKDLTDAEVDKIRNEVAKITVEGDLRRTMSMSVKRLMDMGAYRGTRHRRGLPVRGQRTKTNARTRKGPRKSVIRGTGKPTTA; from the coding sequence ATGGCCCGAATTGCAGGCATTAACTTACCGAACCAGAAACATGTCTGGGTCGCGCTGACGTCGATATACGGTATCGGCGATACGCGCGCGCGCGATATTTGCGCCGCCACCGGCGTGGCCACGTCTACCAAGGTCAAGGACCTGACTGACGCGGAAGTAGACAAGATTCGCAATGAAGTGGCGAAAATCACCGTCGAAGGCGATCTGCGCCGCACCATGTCGATGAGCGTCAAGCGCCTCATGGACATGGGCGCCTATCGTGGCACGCGTCACCGCCGGGGATTGCCGGTACGCGGTCAACGCACGAAGACCAACGCCCGCACCCGCAAGGGGCCGCGCAAGAGCGTCATCCGCGGCACGGGCAAACCCACGACCGCATAG
- the rpsK gene encoding 30S ribosomal protein S11: protein MANTPATPESSASAPAKVKKRAKRSVSEGIAHIHASFNNTIISITDRQGNVLSWSTCGNTGFKGSRKSTPFAAQMSADKAGRAAQEYGVRSLEVHVKGPGPGRESAVRALHALGFEIANIIDVTPMPHNGCRPAKRRRV, encoded by the coding sequence ATGGCCAACACTCCAGCTACACCTGAATCCTCCGCCAGCGCGCCGGCCAAGGTCAAGAAGCGCGCGAAGCGAAGCGTTTCCGAAGGCATTGCTCATATCCACGCTTCCTTCAACAACACCATCATTTCCATCACCGACCGTCAGGGCAATGTGCTTTCATGGTCGACCTGCGGCAATACCGGCTTCAAAGGCTCGCGCAAGAGCACGCCGTTCGCCGCTCAGATGTCAGCCGACAAGGCGGGACGCGCGGCACAGGAGTATGGCGTGCGTTCACTGGAAGTGCATGTGAAAGGCCCGGGACCGGGACGCGAATCCGCCGTACGGGCGTTACATGCCTTGGGGTTCGAAATTGCCAATATTATCGACGTGACGCCGATGCCCCATAACGGGTGCCGTCCGGCCAAGCGGCGTCGCGTGTAA
- the rpsD gene encoding 30S ribosomal protein S4, with product MARYNDSKCRLCRREGGKLFLKGEKCFTEKCPVEKRAYAPGQHGQQKSRLSDYGKQLREKQKLRRIYGILERQFENYYKEAARHKGSPGEDLLKMLESRLDNVAYRMGFGVSRSETRQLVRHNALRVNGRRVNIPSYQVRPNDLIEISTSAQEQLRIKAALEAAGQRGIPEWLDVDVKAMKGTFKSVPERNDLPSDINESLVVALYSK from the coding sequence GTGGCACGTTACAACGATTCCAAATGCCGTCTTTGCCGACGCGAAGGCGGCAAGCTGTTCCTGAAAGGCGAGAAATGCTTCACCGAGAAGTGTCCGGTGGAGAAACGCGCCTATGCCCCCGGCCAGCACGGCCAGCAGAAGAGCCGCCTGTCCGATTACGGCAAGCAATTACGCGAGAAGCAGAAGCTGCGCCGCATCTATGGGATTCTCGAGCGTCAATTTGAGAATTACTACAAGGAAGCCGCTCGCCACAAGGGTTCGCCCGGCGAGGATTTGCTGAAGATGCTCGAATCCCGACTGGATAATGTGGCCTATCGTATGGGGTTCGGTGTCTCGCGGTCGGAGACAAGACAGCTGGTGCGGCACAATGCCCTGCGCGTGAACGGTCGGCGCGTCAACATCCCGTCTTATCAGGTCCGGCCCAACGACCTCATCGAGATTTCCACGTCGGCACAGGAACAGTTGCGCATCAAGGCGGCGCTCGAGGCGGCCGGTCAGCGCGGGATTCCGGAATGGCTGGACGTGGACGTCAAAGCCATGAAAGGCACGTTCAAGAGCGTGCCGGAACGCAACGACTTGCCGTCGGATATCAACGAAAGTCTCGTCGTAGCGCTTTATTCGAAGTAA
- the rpoA gene encoding DNA-directed RNA polymerase subunit alpha: MQSSATEFLKPRLVDVQTLSSTHAKVTLEPLERGFGYTLGNALRRILLSSMPGSAITEVKIDGVLHEYSTMEGVQDDVIEILLNLKTVALRMHGRDEVTLKLSKKGPGIVTAGDIQLEHDVEVVDPKHVIATLTKDGTLSMELKVNRGRGYQPVTARAVGAEPRTIGVMQLDASYSPIRRVAYTVENARVEQRTDLDKLVLDIETNGAINPEEAVRRAANILQDQISIFVELKSPETKAEEKREPEMDPLLLRPVDDLELTVRSANCLKAENIFYIGDLIQRSEFELLKTPNLGKKSLTEIKDVLAQHGLSLGMKLENWPPASLKEREKTPEMGSAI, from the coding sequence ATGCAGAGTTCCGCTACCGAATTTCTGAAGCCGCGTCTGGTGGACGTGCAGACGCTTTCTTCCACCCACGCGAAAGTCACGCTTGAGCCGCTCGAACGCGGTTTCGGCTACACGCTGGGCAATGCGCTGCGGCGCATCCTGCTTTCTTCCATGCCAGGGAGCGCGATCACCGAGGTGAAAATCGACGGTGTGTTGCATGAGTACTCCACCATGGAGGGTGTGCAGGATGATGTGATCGAAATTCTGCTCAATCTCAAGACGGTGGCGTTGCGCATGCACGGCCGTGACGAAGTAACACTGAAGCTTTCCAAAAAGGGCCCCGGCATTGTCACGGCCGGCGATATCCAGCTGGAACATGACGTGGAAGTGGTCGATCCGAAGCACGTGATCGCCACCCTCACCAAGGACGGAACACTGAGCATGGAGCTCAAGGTAAATCGCGGGCGCGGTTACCAGCCGGTCACGGCGCGCGCCGTCGGCGCCGAGCCCCGCACCATCGGTGTCATGCAGCTCGATGCCTCCTACAGCCCGATCCGCCGCGTGGCCTATACGGTCGAGAATGCGCGCGTGGAACAGCGCACCGACCTCGACAAGCTGGTTCTCGATATCGAAACCAACGGCGCCATCAACCCCGAAGAGGCGGTGCGGCGCGCAGCCAATATCCTGCAGGATCAGATCTCCATTTTCGTCGAGCTCAAAAGCCCCGAGACCAAGGCGGAAGAGAAGCGCGAACCCGAAATGGATCCGCTGCTGCTGCGTCCGGTGGACGATCTCGAGCTCACGGTGCGTTCGGCCAACTGCCTCAAGGCCGAGAATATATTCTATATCGGCGATCTTATTCAGCGCTCCGAGTTCGAATTGCTTAAAACACCCAATCTCGGCAAGAAGTCGCTGACGGAGATCAAGGATGTTCTGGCACAGCACGGCCTGTCGCTCGGCATGAAGCTCGAGAACTGGCCGCCGGCGTCCCTGAAGGAAAGGGAAAAAACCCCAGAGATGGGCTCCGCCATCTGA
- the rplQ gene encoding 50S ribosomal protein L17, translated as MRHHKSGRKLNRTSSHREAMFRNMAVSLLRHEQLVTTLPKAKELRRVAEPLITLGKTASLANRRLAYSRLRDRDMVGKLFDDIGVRFKDRPGGYLRILKTGYRRGDAAPMALVQLTELHATETAATEPVAEAGSAPETKTKKAAKSKGDKKTTAKAKKSTTKKKTAKTAKKAAKST; from the coding sequence ATGCGTCACCACAAAAGCGGCCGTAAACTCAACCGCACCAGCAGTCACCGCGAGGCGATGTTCCGCAACATGGCGGTTTCGCTGCTGCGCCACGAGCAACTGGTGACCACGCTGCCCAAGGCGAAGGAATTGCGCCGGGTGGCCGAGCCCCTCATCACGTTGGGCAAGACGGCCTCGCTCGCCAACCGGCGCCTGGCCTATTCGCGCCTGCGCGACCGCGACATGGTGGGCAAGTTGTTCGATGATATCGGCGTGCGCTTCAAGGATCGTCCAGGCGGTTATCTGCGCATCCTCAAGACCGGTTACCGGCGTGGCGATGCCGCGCCCATGGCGCTGGTACAGCTAACAGAGCTACATGCCACCGAGACGGCGGCGACTGAACCGGTCGCCGAAGCGGGTTCCGCTCCGGAAACCAAGACGAAAAAAGCCGCCAAGTCGAAAGGTGACAAGAAAACCACCGCCAAGGCCAAGAAGAGCACGACCAAGAAAAAGACCGCAAAAACCGCCAAGAAAGCGGCAAAATCGACCTGA
- a CDS encoding HD-GYP domain-containing protein yields the protein MSAAKKKISTLDLKPGMYVSRLDRPWREADVLFQGFYVNSFEQIEELRNKFKHVYIDTWRNSAPGNKTTAANEDALDAELQNICGHPKRDNVYKDTTSVEEELVVAQEVHKQATEAVAEMMACLKAGNSLKLVMIHNVVTDLMESILRNPDAFSWLMHLKKKDSYTYTHSIDSCALAVTFGRHLGLPRESLLSLGTGALLFDVGKTKLPEGLLNKPGRLSPDEFQVMKKHVDYGVDIITKIKGSGMEMVDMVRAHHERFNGSGYPLGTRGPDIPLFGRIAGILDCYDAITSDRSYQQAISPHQALRVLYGARNTAFQEELVEQFIQCLGVYPTGSLVELVSGEVGIVIAQNRVRRLRPKIMMILDHNKVALKNFETIDLDRETPGKNLEIANVLPPGTHGIDPKEYYLGE from the coding sequence ATGTCTGCGGCAAAAAAGAAGATCAGCACCTTGGACCTCAAGCCAGGCATGTATGTTTCCCGGCTGGACCGCCCATGGCGTGAGGCCGACGTGCTGTTTCAGGGTTTCTACGTCAACTCCTTTGAGCAGATAGAAGAACTGCGAAACAAGTTCAAGCATGTCTATATTGATACCTGGCGCAACAGTGCGCCGGGAAATAAAACAACCGCCGCCAACGAAGATGCGCTCGACGCAGAGTTGCAGAATATCTGCGGCCATCCCAAGCGCGATAACGTGTACAAGGATACGACAAGCGTCGAAGAAGAGCTTGTCGTCGCACAAGAGGTGCATAAGCAGGCCACGGAGGCCGTAGCCGAGATGATGGCGTGCCTGAAGGCGGGGAATTCGCTCAAGCTGGTCATGATCCACAATGTCGTTACTGACTTGATGGAAAGCATCCTGCGGAACCCGGATGCGTTTTCGTGGTTGATGCACCTGAAGAAAAAAGATTCCTATACCTACACGCATTCCATCGACTCCTGCGCCCTGGCCGTCACGTTCGGCCGGCATCTCGGCTTGCCACGCGAAAGTCTGCTCAGTCTGGGTACCGGGGCGCTCCTGTTCGACGTGGGCAAGACCAAACTTCCCGAGGGTTTGTTAAACAAGCCCGGGCGGCTGTCACCGGATGAATTCCAGGTCATGAAGAAGCACGTTGATTACGGCGTGGATATCATCACCAAGATCAAAGGCAGCGGTATGGAAATGGTTGACATGGTCAGGGCTCACCACGAGCGATTTAACGGTAGCGGTTACCCGCTGGGAACCCGGGGCCCGGACATCCCGCTGTTCGGACGTATCGCCGGCATCCTGGATTGTTACGACGCCATCACCAGCGACCGTTCCTATCAGCAGGCGATTTCGCCGCATCAGGCGCTGCGAGTTCTTTATGGTGCTCGCAACACGGCTTTTCAGGAGGAGCTGGTTGAACAGTTCATCCAGTGTCTTGGTGTTTATCCGACTGGCAGCCTGGTGGAGTTGGTCAGTGGCGAAGTGGGTATCGTCATTGCGCAGAATCGCGTGCGGCGACTGCGCCCGAAAATCATGATGATTCTGGACCATAACAAGGTGGCCCTGAAAAATTTTGAAACCATCGATCTTGACCGGGAAACTCCCGGAAAGAACCTGGAAATTGCCAACGTACTTCCTCCCGGCACCCATGGCATTGACCCCAAAGAATACTATCTCGGGGAATAA